The sequence GCGAGCTGCAGGGGGCCACCTGCCTGAAACATTGCACTGGCAAGACAGGCGATGCTCCAGAGTCCAACAACCCCTGCAAATGCTGCTATACTTCCGATAATAACCTTGTCTATTTCGGTGGAAACTGAACTCGTCGTACTGTCTTGAACCGTTGATTTACTTTTTTGTTTAGTAAGTACTGTGTCATCCATTTTTCTTTCCTCTCATTGATGTGTTTGAAAAGTATCGTTACATTCCTGCCAGTGCTTTAAAGTAGCTTCCAACAAGTTGCAGGGGGCCACCGGCCTGGAACATGGCACTCATAAGACATGCGACACTCCATAATGCAACAACGCCTGTAAAGGCTGCAACGCTGCCAAGGATCACTTTGTCAATTTCAGCGGAGGCGCTTGTTGTTGTTTGTTCATGAGTCCTGGCCTGGCCTTTTTGTTTTGTCAGTGTCGCTTCACTCATGGGGTCTCCTTTGATGGTGTGAGGGGGATGTTCTGTTCTGCCTCTCTAGTTGCATGCTCCGTGCCAGAGTTATGAGAGAAACGGGAAAGAAAGACTTCGTTGTGGGGTAAATTCTCGATATTAAAGGGATAAATAATGTGCCACAATGTGGTGCATAATTGTGTGCCAGGAAAGACATTACTGGTGGTGTCCCAAATGTGTACCAGGGGTGTCCCGCCGATGTCCCACAACTGTCCCGGAAATGTCCCGTTGTGTCCCTTATTGGAAATGAGATAAAATCTCAAATAGTTAGGGTAAAGGATGCATTGGTGCTAAGAGAGGAGAGAAGGACGGATGATGGTGTAGACTATTCTTCTATATTATAACGCTGCATTTGTCTGTAGAGGGTGGAGCGGGCTACTCCAAGAAGTTTTGCTGCCTTTACTTTGTTTCCATTTACCTGCTTGAGAGCATTGATGATTTTTTCATCTTCCCGTTGATAATGGGGGCTGATGGAGAAGAGTTCAACGGGATGGTCATGGTGATGAGGGAATGGAGGGGAACTTTGCAATACTGTTTCTTTTTTGGGGGGATTCTGGAGTTCGTCGGGGAGATGTTGTACCAGGAGCATGGGCCCATCACAAAGTACACATGCCCTTTCCATGACATGTCTTAGTTCCCGGACATTTCCAGGCCATTGGTAACTGGCCATGCATTCAAGCGCCTGGTCGGAAATAGTCGCAATTTTTTTGTTAAGCTGTTTTCTGAAAATTGTCAGGAAATGGGTAGCAAGCAGTGGGATACCATTGATTCTTTCGCGCAGGGGAGGCAGTCTTACTTCGATAACCTTGAGGCGGTAATATAAGTCTTCCCTGAATTTTCCTTCGGAGACCATTTTTTGAAAGTCAACATTAGTGGCAGCGATAATCCTCACATCCACCTTTAAAGGCGTATCCTGGCCCACCGGGGTGAACGTTTTTTCCTGGAGAAAACGGAGAAGGAGTAACTGGTTCCGCGGCGAGATATCTCCAATTTCATCAAGGAAGAGCGTTCCTCCATCAGCTTGAAGCAGCATGCCCTCTCTGTCTCGGTCGGCTCCGGTAAAAGCACCCTTACGATGGCCGAAAAGCTCGCTTTCAAGTAAATTTTCGTTTACGGAGACGCAGTCTACCTTGATAAGAGGTTTGTCACGTCGTGAACTTTCGGCATGAAGGGCCTCGGCAGCTAGTTCTTTTCCGGTTCCGGATTCACCTGTAATGAGGACGGCGGTATCGACCTTACCGATGTTTTCGATCATTTTGTAAACTTCCTGCATGGCCCTACTGGAGCCAACACAGCCATGAAATCGGTTCCGGATTTCATTGATTTCTCTTGGTTCTTCGAGACTCATATCCCTTGCTACAATAACAACGCCCTGAAATTCATCATCTTCGCCACGCAACGGTGAGGCATTTAAGCTGATGATCTTTGTGGAGTCATCGGCAGTATGGCACTCAATAAGATGTTTTCTCACTTCAGTGCCGTCCTGAAGAACTTTGCGGGCATCATTGAGACAGGCCATACCGACTTCTTCTGGGAACTGATCGAGATCATAAAGTCCCTCCGCCCCTTTATCCTTGAGCCATTGTTCTGCTGTTTCATTGAGTTGTACAATCTGCATATTGGCGTCTATCGTTATAATTGCATCGCTGACCGAGCGAAAAAT comes from Desulfocapsa sulfexigens DSM 10523 and encodes:
- a CDS encoding sigma-54-dependent Fis family transcriptional regulator, with protein sequence MEHDLYSAHILIVDDEESIRQTFEIFLTSEGYQFVNTVATFDQAIEAIKNTTYDLIISDIVLIGPCGTDLLKKTRELNIKCPVVMITGFPNLETATESVRHGAFDYISKPVNKNTLLRFTRQALLHWSLENKAEGLLRENEKFRRYLETIFRSVSDAIITIDANMQIVQLNETAEQWLKDKGAEGLYDLDQFPEEVGMACLNDARKVLQDGTEVRKHLIECHTADDSTKIISLNASPLRGEDDEFQGVVIVARDMSLEEPREINEIRNRFHGCVGSSRAMQEVYKMIENIGKVDTAVLITGESGTGKELAAEALHAESSRRDKPLIKVDCVSVNENLLESELFGHRKGAFTGADRDREGMLLQADGGTLFLDEIGDISPRNQLLLLRFLQEKTFTPVGQDTPLKVDVRIIAATNVDFQKMVSEGKFREDLYYRLKVIEVRLPPLRERINGIPLLATHFLTIFRKQLNKKIATISDQALECMASYQWPGNVRELRHVMERACVLCDGPMLLVQHLPDELQNPPKKETVLQSSPPFPHHHDHPVELFSISPHYQREDEKIINALKQVNGNKVKAAKLLGVARSTLYRQMQRYNIEE